Proteins encoded together in one Microcoleus sp. bin38.metabat.b11b12b14.051 window:
- a CDS encoding DUF1822 family protein — translation MDIRRIEANDKDSVNLVLEGSLEQLQRIEQLFRSGQLNKILGITVEDIQITLPVKEKDIVPSEVLVNLSQWLNNVVDELWKTVKEVLDEERVELIFSHRYSSSPAVLKAQHIVLGMPPNSHSLALVVAIMEQSGQERDICLQVHPIGSKNLPDNLNLVAFDTTSGQTIVQDQARNDREWIQLNINGQPGEEFSIKIELGDVNVTQNFII, via the coding sequence ATGGATATACGTAGAATAGAAGCAAACGATAAAGATTCAGTAAATCTGGTTTTGGAAGGTTCACTAGAACAGTTGCAGCGGATTGAGCAACTGTTTAGATCGGGACAATTGAATAAAATATTAGGAATTACTGTTGAGGATATCCAGATAACTTTACCAGTTAAAGAAAAAGATATTGTACCTAGTGAGGTGCTGGTAAACTTGAGTCAGTGGCTTAATAATGTGGTTGACGAGCTTTGGAAAACTGTAAAAGAAGTTTTGGATGAAGAAAGGGTTGAACTGATTTTTAGTCACAGATATTCTAGTTCTCCGGCAGTGCTAAAAGCACAGCATATTGTCTTAGGAATGCCACCGAATAGTCATTCTTTAGCTCTGGTAGTTGCTATTATGGAACAATCAGGTCAAGAAAGGGATATTTGTCTGCAAGTGCATCCCATTGGCAGCAAAAATCTCCCAGATAATCTAAATCTTGTGGCGTTCGATACAACATCTGGTCAAACTATCGTGCAAGACCAAGCAAGAAATGATAGGGAATGGATTCAATTAAATATTAATGGCCAACCAGGAGAAGAATTTAGTATAAAAATTGAACTAGGTGATGTAAATGTTACGCAAAATTTTATAATTTGA